A DNA window from Jaculus jaculus isolate mJacJac1 chromosome 1, mJacJac1.mat.Y.cur, whole genome shotgun sequence contains the following coding sequences:
- the Sart1 gene encoding U4/U6.U5 tri-snRNP-associated protein 1 codes for MGSSKKHRGEKEATGTTAAAGTGGATEQPPRHREHKKHKHRSGGGGGGGSGGERRKRSRERGGERGSGRRGAEAEARGGAHGRERSQAEPSERRVKREKRDDGYEAAASTKTSSGDASSLSIEETNKLRAKLGLKPLEVNAVKKEAGTKEEPVAADVINPMALRQREELREKLAAAKEKRLLNQKLGKIKTLGEDDPWLDDTAAWIERSRQLQKEKDLAEKRAKLLEEMDQEFGVSTLVEEEFEQRRQDLYSARDLQGLTVEHAIDAFREGETVVLTLKDKGVLQEGEDVLVNVNMVDKERAEKNVELRKKKPDYLPYAEDETVDDLAQQKPRSILAKYDEELEGERPHSFRLEQGGMADGLRERELEEIRAKLRLQAQSLSSVGPRLASEYLTPEEMVTFKKTKRRVKKIRKKEKEVVMRADDLLPLGDQTQDGDFGSRLRGRGRRRVPEVEEEAPEEEEKEPVSQPLPSDDTRVENMEISDEEDGGALPSGTPEVLEEDEAETELQKQLEKGRRLRQLQQLRDSGEKVVEIVKKLESRHRGWEEEEDPERKGTIVFNATSEFCRTLGEIPTYGLAGNREEQEELMDFERDEERSANGGSESDGEENIGWSTVNLDEEKQHQDFSASSTTILDEEPIVNRGLAAALLLCQNKGLLETTVQKVARVKAPNKSLPSAVYCIEDKMAIDDKYSRREEYRGFTQDFKEKDGYKPDVKIEYVDETGRKLTPKEAFRQLSHRFHGKGSGKMKTERRMKKLDEEALLKKMSSSDTPLGTVALLQEKQKAQKTPYIVLSGSGKSMNANTITK; via the exons ATGGGGTCGTCAAAGAAGCACCGCGGAGAGAAGGAGGCGACCGGGACCACGGCGGCAGCCGGTACCGGGGGCGCCACCGAGCAGCCACCTCGGCATCGGGAGCACAAAAAGCACAAGCACCGgagtggcggcggcggcggcggaggcagCGGCGGCGAACGAAGGAAGCGGAGCAGGGAGCGCGGGGGCGAGCGTGGGAGCGGGAGGCGCGGGGCCGAAGCCGAGGCGCGCGGCGGGGCGCACGGACGGGAACGAAGCCAAGCGGAGCCCTCCGAGCGGCGCGTGAAGCGGGAGAAGCGCGATGACGGCTACGAGGCCG CTGCCAGCACTAAAACCAGCTCAGGAGATGCCTCGTCACTTAGCATTGAGGAGACCAA TAAACTCCGGGCGAAGTTGGGGCTGAAACCCTTGGAGGTCAATGCTGTCAAAAAAG AGGCGGGCACCAAGGAGGAGCCTGTGGCAGCAGATGTCATCAACCCCATGGCCTTGCGACAGCGAGAGGAGCTACGGGAGAAGCTGGCTGCTGCCAAGGAAAAGCGTTTGCTAAACCAGAAGTTGGG GAAGATAAAGACACTAGGGGAGGATGACCCCTGGCTGGATGACACTGCCGCCTGGATTGAGAGGAGCCGGCAGCTGCAGAAGGAGAAGGACCTGGCAGAGAAGAGG GCCAAGCTGTTAGAAGAGATGGACCAAGAGTTTGGTGTCAGCACTCTGGTGGAGGAGGAGTTTGAGCAGAGGCGGCAG GACCTGTACAGCGCCCGGGACCTGCAGGGCCTTACTGTGGAGCATGCCATTGATGCCTTCCGAGAAGGGGAGACTGTGGTCCTCACCCTTAAGGACAAAG GTGTGCTACAAGAGGGGGAGGATGTGCTGGTGAATGTGAACATGGTAGACAAGGAGCGGGCAGAGAAGAACGTGGAACTGCGGAAGAAGAAGCCTGACTACCTGCCCTATGCTGAGGATGAGACTGTGGATGACTTGGCACAG CAAAAACCTCGTTCTATCCTGGCCAAGTATGATGAAGAGCTGGAGGGTGAGCGGCCACACTCCTTCCGTTTGGAGCAGGGTGGCATGGCTGATGGTCTACGGGAGCGGGAGCTGGAGGAGATCCGGGCCAAACTAAGGCTACAGGCTCAGTCCCTGAGCTCTGTAGGTCCGCGTCTTGCCTCTGAGTACCTCACACCTGAGGAAATG GTGACCTTCAAGAAGACCAAGCGAAGGGTAAAGAAAATCCgcaagaaggagaaggaggtggTAATGAGAGCAGATGACTTGCTGCCTCTTGGGGACCAGACTCAAGATGGAGACTTTGGTTCTAG GCTGCGGGGCCGGGGTCGGCGCCGAGTTCCTGAGGTGGAGGAGGAAGCCcctgaggaagaggagaaggaaccTGTTTCCCAGCCTCTACCATCAGATGATACCAGGGTAGAAAACATGGAGATCAGTGATGAAG AGGATGGGGGAGCCCTGCCTTCTGGGACCCCAGAGGTGCTGGAGGAAGATGAGGCAGAGACGGAGCTGCAGAAACAGCTAGAGAAGGGTCGCCGGctgcggcagcttcagcagctgcGAGACAGTGGCGAGAAG GTGGTGGAGATCGTGAAGAAGCTGGAATCTCGACATCGtggctgggaggaggaggaggatcccGAGCGGAAGGGAACCATCGTGTTCAATGCCACTTCAGAATTCTGCCGCACCCTGGGGGAAATCCCCACCTATGGGCTAGCTGGCAACAGGGAGGAGCAGGAAGAGCTTATG GACTTTGAACGGGATGAAGAGCGTTCAGCCAATGGTGGATCTGAATCTGACGGGGAAGAGAACATCGGCTGGAGCACAGTCAACCTTGATGAGGAGAAGCAGCACCAGGAT ttctctgcctcctccaccaCCATCCTGGATGAGGAGCCCATCGTGAACAGAGGGCTGGCTGCTGCCCTGCTCCTGTGTCAGAACAAAG GGTTGCTGGAAACCACAGTACAGAAGGTGGCCCGAGTAAAGGCCCCCAACAAGTCACTGCCCTCAGCCGTGTACTGCATTGAAGACAAGAT GGCCATTGATGACAAGTACAGTAGACGGGAAGAGTACAGGGGCTTTACCCAGGACTTCAAGGAAAAAGATGGCTATAAACCTGATGTTAAGATTGAGTATGTGGATGAGACTGGCCGGAAACTCACCCCTAAGGAG GCCTTCCGACAGCTGTCCCACCGCTTCCATGGGAAGGGCTCAGGGAAGATGAAGACAGAGCGGCGGATGAAGAAGCTGGATGAAGAGGCG CTCCTGAAGAAGATGAgctccagtgacacacccctgGGCACTGTGGCATTGCTCCAAGAGAAGCAAAAGGCCCAGAAGACGCCGTACATTGTGCTCAGCGGCAGTGGCAAGAGCATGAATGC GAACACCATCACCAAGTGA
- the Eif1ad gene encoding probable RNA-binding protein EIF1AD, giving the protein MSQATKRKHVVKEVLGEHMVPADHQQIVKVLRTPGNNLHEVETAQGQRFLVSMPSKFRKNIWIKRGDFLIVDPIEEGEKVKAEISFVLCKDHVRSLKKDGRWPEAFSEVDEKHNNINRQSQPELPAEPKSSGEESSSEDDSDLFVNTNRRQYHESEEESEEEEAV; this is encoded by the exons ATGTCTCAGGCCACCAAGAGGAAGCATGTAGTAAAAGAGGTCCTTGGGGAGCACATGGTTCCCGCCGACCATCAGCAGATTGTGAAG GTACTCCGGACCCCAGGGAACAATCTTCATGAAGTGGAGACAGCACAAGGGCAGCGCTTCTTAGTGAGCATGCCCTCCAAATTTCGCAAGAATATCTGGATCAAGAGAG GAGACTTCCTCATTGTTGACCCTATTGAAGAGGGAGAAAAGGTAAAAGCTGAGATCTCCTTTGTGCTCTGCAAGGACCATGTGCGCTCTCTGAAGAAGGATGGTCGCTG GCCTGAGGCCTTCTCTGAAGTGGATGAAAAACACAACAACATAAATAG ACAGAGTCAGCCAGAACTCCCAGCTGAGCCAAAGTCATCAGGAGAAGAGTCTAGTTCTGAAGATGATTCTGACCTCTTTGTTAACACCAACCGCAGACAGTATCATGAGAGTGAGGAGGAGAGCGAAGAAGAAGAAGCTGTCTGA